The Eubacterium ventriosum genome includes the window AATTAAGGAAGCAGCACAGATTGCTCAGGCTACAGAATTTATTGAAGACAAACCTGACAAATTTGAAAGTGCAATTGCACAAGGTGGTACAAACGTATCAGGTGGGCAGAAACAGCGTCTTTCAATTGCAAGAGCAATAGCAAGAAATCCAAAGATTTATATTTTTGATGACAGTTTTTCTGCACTTGATTTTAAGACAGATACACAGCTTAGAAAAGCACTTAAACCAAAGACTAAAGATGCAACAGTATTTATTGTTGCACAGCGTGTAAGCACAATTCTTCACGCAGACCAGATTCTTGTTTTGGATGAAGGAAAGCTTGTAGGAAAGGGTACACATAAGGAACTTGTAAAAACTTGTGAAACATATATGCAGATTGCAAAATCTCAGCTTTCAGAAGCAGAGTTTGCAGCAAGTATTGAAGGAAAGGAGGACTAAGCCATGCCAAGAATGAATCGTAAACCGGGAGAGAAAGCAAAAGACTTTAAGGGTACATTAAAGAAGCTTATTAAATATGCCGGAAGATACAGAATAGGCATTATTGCTGTTATGATATGTGCCATAGCAAGTGCCACATTTTCAATTGTAAGCCCTAAGATTTTGGGAAAAGCTACAACCAAATTAGCAGAAGGTTTAATGTCCAAGATTTCCGGAACAGGCAGTATTGATTTTGGTTATATTGGAAGAATAATTATTATAGTATTGGTTCTTTATGGAATAAGCTCATTATTTAACTTAGTTCAGGGCTTTACAATGTCAACAATTACACAGAAGTTATGTTACAGACTTCGTCGTGAAATTGTTGAAAAAATCAATCGTATGCCAATGAAATATTTTGAAAGCAGAACATATGGTGAAGTACTTTCAAGAATTACAAACGATGTTGACACATTGGGTAATGGTTTAAACCAAAGTGTAACACAGCTTATTACTTCATCAACAACTATGATTGGTGTAGTAATAATGATGTTAACAATTAGTCCGCTTATGACTTTAATAACATTATTAATACTTCCTGTTAGTATGATTTTTATAAGCTTTATAATGAAGCATTCACAGAAATACTTTAAAACACAGCAGGAGTATTTAGGTCACATTAACGGTCAGGTTGAAGAGAATTATGGCGGTCATTTAGTAGTTAAAGCTTTTGGAAAAGAGCAGGATGTAATAGATGAATTTAAGAAGACAAATAATGTTTTGTATAATTCAGCTTGGAAATCACAGTTCTTGTCAGGTATGATGCAGCCTATTATGACTTTTGTAGGTAACTTAGGATATGTTGGAGTAGCTATTTCAGGTGCGTTCCTTGCAATTAACGGAACGATTACAATCGGTGATATTCAGGCATTTATAACATATGTTAAGAACTTTACACAGCCTATAGCACAGATTGCCCAGGTTACTAATATGATGCAGTCAATGATGGCAGCAGCAGAAAGAGTTTTCGAATTTCTTGAGGAAGAAGAGGAAGACCAGATTACTGAAAATCCTGTTCCTATTGAAAATGTTAAGGGAGTTGTTGATTTCGAACATGTACATTTCGGATACAATCCTGATAACATTATTGTAAATGACTTTAACGCTCACGTTAAGGCAGGTCAGCAGGTAGCAATTGTAGGACCAACAGGTGCAGGAAAGACAACAATGGTAAAACTTCTTATGAGATTCTATGATGTTAACTCAGGAGAAATAAAACTTGATGGACATAATTTAAAGGATTACAACAGAAATGAACTTCGTAATGCTTTCGGAATGGTTCTTCAGGATACGTGGTTGTTTAAAGGTTCAATAATGGAGAATATCAGATACGGTAGACTTGATGCAACAGATGAAGAAGTAATTGCAGCTGCTAAGTCAGCTCACGCACATCATTTCATTAAAACATTGCCAGGTGGATATGATTTCGAGTTAAATGAAGAAGCATCTAATGTTTCTGCAGGTCAGAGACAGCTTCTTACAATAGCGAGAGCAATCCTTGCAGACAACCCTGTAATGATTCTTGATGAGGCAACATCATCAGTTGACACAAGAACAGAGCATAGAATCCAGAGAGCCATGGATAACCTTATGAAAGGCAGAACAAGTTTCGTTATAGCTCACAGACTTAGTACAATTAAGAATGCGGACATAATTCTTGTAATGAAGGATGGAGATATAATCGAGCAGGGTTCACACGAAGAACTTATGGCAAAGAAAGGCTTCTACGCAGACTTGTACAATTCACAGTTTGATGTGGTGGCATAAAAATATAGTTATTGAATATATGGATTGTCTTGCAATTTGTATTTTAACAATTCTGTAAAAAGTACGTGTATGTTTTGGAAAGTCCCAAACCATACACGTACTTTTTTGTTTTTAATATTCCGCATTATTAATACTTATCATATTTCTTTCATATTCAGATGTTATTATCCATAACAGCATAACTATTAAATAATAATAGTTATAATGAAAAAGTTATAAGAATGAACGAAAAGGAGAATTGATATGAGAAGAATAAAAAAGGGTATAGCAGTAGCATTATCGCTTGTTTTGGCATTGTCTTTAACAGCTTGTGGAACTAAAAAATCAGCAGAGAAAAATGATAAGTTGGTAATTGCTTATCAGAATGGTCTTTCATACACACCGCTGTTGGTTATGAAGGAGAAGAAACTTATTGAGAAGCATTATGGAAAAGACGTAAATGTAGATTGGAAGTTGTTGGAAAGTGGCGCAGCAATTAGTGAAGGAATTACAGCAGGTTCAATAGACATTGGTGCACTTGGAACATCAGTTGCAATTAACGGAATTATGTCAAAGACACCGTACAAGATTTGTACAGGTTTGGCAGCAGTTTCTTGCGGAATCCAGACTAATGACAGTAGCATTAAGACTTTGAAAGACATAAAATCAAGCGACCAGATTGTTGTAACTCAGGTTAACAGTCAGCCTCATATATTATTGGCTATGGCTGCAAAGAAGGAATTGGGCGACGCTCATGCCTTAGATGCAAACTTAGTTGCAATGGCTAATGCAGACGGATATTCAGCGTTAATATCAGGTGCAGTTCAGTGCAATATGGTATTGGCACCATACAATTTAATGGAAGTAAAAGAAGATAACATACACGAAATACCGGTAAGCGAAGACGTTTGGGCTAAAGGTGACACATCAATCGTAGGAATAGCATCAGAAAAGTTATACAAAAACAATCCTGATCTATACAAAGCTTTTTGTGACGCAACAGAAGAAGCAATGAAATATATAGAAGATAATCCTGACGAAACAGCAAAAATCCTTACTGAAACTTATGATGCTTCACAAGATGAAATTGCATCATGGTTGAAGGATGGTGCCGTTCAGTACAATTCAACTTTGCAGGGAGTTATGAATCTTTCAGACTTTATGGTAGAAGAAAATTTCTTAGACAAAGGTGCAAGTAGTATTGACCAGTTAGTATTCGATAATGTTAAAGGAGAATAGTTTTGAATAAGAATATTAAAAATAGTTTGGTGAAAATAATTTTTATTGTTTCAGTTCTTATCTTGTGGCAGGTATTATATACTTTGAAAATTTGGCCGGAAATTTTGTTTCCATCATTAGGCGATATTGGAAAAGCTTTTGTAACTGCTTTTACGGAAAGAGAACTTGGGACAATGGTGTTACATTCCCTTTCACTTATCATTAAAGGATTAATTGTGGGAATAGCGTTGGCTTTGGTTTTTTCAAGCCTTTCAGTTATAAGCGAAACATTTTACACAATCTACAATATGATTGTTTCAATGTGTGACTTAATACCGGGAATAGCTTTAATACCAGTAGCAATTCTTTGGATAGGCGTAGGTGACGGTGCCATAATTTTTATGGTTATTCACGCAGTTGTGTGGCCTATGTCAAGAAGTATAATTGATGGTTTCAATGCAGTGCCGGAATTGTATTTGGAAGTAGGCAGAAATATAGGACTTTCACCGGTTAAGTTGATTTTTGGAGTCTTTCTTCCGGCAGCTTTGCCTAGAATTTTTTCAGGTATAAAAGTAGGCTGGGCAAGAGCGTGGCGTGGACTTATCAGTGCCGAAATGATTTTTGGCGGAGGCGGAGCTTTAGGAATTGGCTATTTTATTCAGGACAGACGTACTAATACTGACATTGCCGGAGTTTTTGCGGCAATTATTGTTATTGTAATTATTGGAATGGTTGTTGAGTACGGAATTTTCCGCAACATAGAAAATAAAACTTTTAGAAAGTGGGGAATGACACGATGAGCAATGAAGTTTTAAAGATAAGTAATCTGGTAAAAAAATATGATAATTCCGATAGAGTTATTTTAAATAATCTTGATTTGACTATAAATGATGAAGATTTCTTATGCATTCTTGGCCCTTCAGGTTGCGGAAAATCTACATTAATAAGATGTATTGCCGGTTTTGAAGACTATGAAGGAAGCATAAAAGTTGACGGTCAGCCGGTTGTAAAACCGGGACCTGACAGAATAATGGTATTTCAGGACTTTAATCAGTTATTTCCTTGGAAAACTGTTTTGAAAAATATTACATATGCGTTAAAAGTAAATGGAATGAAGGATAAGGCGGAAAGAGAGCAGAAAGCAAAGAAATATTTGGAAAAAGTTAATCTGGTACAGTATGCTAATTATTATCCACATCAGTTAAGCGGTGGAATGAAGCAAAGAGTGGCAATAGCAAAGGGAATGGCACTTGGTTCAAAAATAATATTAATGGATGAGCCTTTTGCAGCGCTTGATGCAATGACAAGAAAGCAGTTGCAAAGTGAATTACTGAAATTGAAACAAAAAGAAAAAATAACAGTTATTTTTATAACTCACAACATTCAGGAGGCAATATCTCTTGGAAACAGAATTATGGTAATGTCTAAGGAAGGAACCATTAAGGAGCATTTGTACAACACTATTGAAAAGCCTGTTACACCTGCAAGTGAGGGTTACGCCAAGTTATGGGAACATTTAAACAATCAGCTAACATAGCATTGGAAAAAGTACAGAAAAATATTATAATCATATTAGTTCAAAATTGATTGGGAGTGGAGCTAACATGAATAATAACGAATTTACTTATATAAAAGAAGTGGCAAAACAGAAAAGTTTCTCAAAGGCTTCAAAAGCTTTGGGAATATCCCAGCCGGCATTAAGCAATTACATTAAAAAACTGGAAGACAGAATGGGTGTATTGCTTTTTGACCGAAGTATTTCTCCGATTGAAATAACAGAGTTCGGCAAGGCATATTTGGAATACGCAGAGGATGTTATATCAGCCACAGACAGACTTAATGATGTTATGTCAGATTTGCAGGATTTAAAAAAAGGAGAAATAAAAATAGGAAGTGTTGTATGTTTTTCAACAACATATTTGCCGGGACCAATGTCAGTCTTCCACAAGAAATATCCGGGAATTACTTTTAAATTAACAGAAGAAAAAGTCCCTGAAATAATGAATAAATGCCTTTTGGGAGACATTGATATTTTCCTGACAGATGGAAGAATCGATAGCGAGTTATTTGATAAGGAAACTCTTTTTGAAGAAAGATTGCTTATGGTTGTTCCGAAAAACCTGGCAATTAATGAAGAAATAGGAGAATACCAGATTCCAATAGAAAAATTACTAAGTGACAAAATTGACTATTCATCAGTGAAAACATTGGACATAAGCAGAATGAAGGATGAAGAGTTTGTTTTGTTAAACGAGGACCAGCATGTAAGACGCATGGTAGACAGCATATTTGAAAAAGCCGGTTTTACACCTAACGTAATATTGCAAACATCTCAGACAGTAACAGGGCTTGCCATGACACTTGCCAATATGGGAATCTCTTTCGTTACAGAAACAACCATAAAATACAACAACATAAAAAATCACGCATACTACTACAAGGTAGGCTCAGATGAAGATGCGGTCAGAACAATGTGCGTGGCGTATAAGAAAGGGAAATACATATCTAAGGCGTGCAGGAAGTTTATAGATACGCTGAAAGAAGAGTTGGAATAAAAGAAAATTATAGGTGTGGTTCTTATTAATTTTGATTGATATTTATAAACGAAAACGGGTTTGCAAACACGTTGATTTTCTTATTTTGCTCCGTCATTTATTATAAGACAAAAATCAAAACTCGCCTACGGCTCAAACAGTTGATTTTTGTCTTAAATTATACTCGCAAAATTTCGAAAATCTGCCTATCGTTTGCAGAACCCGTTTTCGTTTATACAATACAAAATTAATAATGTACCACACCTAAAAGATTGTTAAGTAATGATTTAGTTGGATATAGCATTATTTGTATTTTCTTTATTTGCTAAATACAGTATTATATCTTTTCTTGTGATAATACCAATAAATACATTGTTGTCATCCACCACAGGTACGAAGTTCTGGTTAGTGGCTTTTTCAAAAAGTTCTTCCATTGAAACCTGTATGTTGACAGCGTTGTTATCTCTTTTTCGTTCAATGTCCGTAATAGGAATATCCTCCAACTGGTAGATGTCAGGAAAATCGTGGTCCTTAAGGTACCAAAGCAAGTCCCCTTCAGTAATTGTTCCTATGTATTTTCCTTCTTTATCTAAAAGAGGAATGGCGGAATATCCGTGGAACTCCATTTTTTCCACAACCTGTCTCAGTGTATCGTCATTGAATATATGTGACACCTTTTCTTTCGGTGTCAAAAAAAATAAAATGTTCATTAATTACCTCCTGTAAGCTTCGGGCAATCCAGGCATACCCCCCGGTCAATGCAATAAGGGAAACATTGACATTTAGCTTCTTTTTTAAATTTTTCTACGCCGTTAATTCTACCAAAAAAATACCAAACTATCCATAGAATACACAAAAAGTTAACAATAAATTAAGAAATCTTTATGGATTAATCAACCTATGATATAATGGGCGGTGTTGAAAGATTTTGGATTAAAAATTAATGGCAAATACATTATCTTAAATAAAGTTCAGAAAATGTTATTGAAAACAAAATATTTATCGAAAACAAAATGTTTATGGAAATAAGAGGGACTGAAAAAATGAAAAATATTACAAAAGAAGAAATAAACATAAAAGAGTTTTTTGAAAAATATCCTAATGTGGCAATTGCTTTGTCAGGTGGAGTTGATTCAGTATTTTTGGTTTATATGGCAAAAAAATATGCAAAGAGCGTGAAGGCGTATTTTGTCAAATCTGTTTTTCAACCGGAATTTGAAAAAAAGGATGCAGAAAAAATTTGCCGGCAGCTAGGCGTTGATTTGAAGATTTTGAATGTGGATGTTTTGTCTAACAAGCTGGTTACAGACAATCCGGTCAACAGATGTTATTATTGTAAGCAGGGTGTTTTTGGAACAATTCTTGAAGCAGCAAAGAATGACGGAATGACAGTAATTCTTGATGGAACCAACGCTTCAGATGATGCAGATGACAGACCGGGAATGAAGGCTTTGCAGGAGATGAAGGTTTTGTCCCCACTTAGAATGTGTGGCTACGTGAAATCTGAAATAAGAAAGCAGTCAAAGGAAGCAGGTTTGTTCGTGTACAACAAACCGTCATACGCTTGTCTTGCAACAAGAATACCAACAGGTACTGAAATAGATGAAGAAAAAATCAAACAGGTAGAAACAGCAGAAACATTTTTGTTTGACTTAGGCTTTTCTGATTTCAGAGTAAGATGGATGGACAACAAAGCCAAAATCCAAATGCCTGAAAGCCGGTTACAGGCACTTATGGAAAAGCGAGAAGTTGTATTGGAAGAATTGTTAAAAATATTTGATGAGGTATTGCTTGATTTGAGAACTAGATAGTAACAACATAAAACGAGACAAAGAAATATGATTATAAGAAAGGCGACATTATGAAACAATCAGAGTTGATGAATATTTTGGATGATGTTGCAACGGGGAAAGTTACTAAGGAAGAAGCTTTGCTTGCCATTAAAGAAGAGCCTTTTAAGGATATGGGGTTTGCAAAGATTGATACCCACAGAGGCATCAGACAGGGTGTGCCTGAAGTTATTTATGGCGCAGGAAAAACCAAGGAACAAATAAAAGAAATTGTCAAGCATCTACAAAAAAGTGGTGAGGAAACTGTACTTATAACAAGAATGAGCAGTGAAGCCGCTAAGTTTGTCAGTGAAGAAATAGATTTGAGATATGATGAAATATCTAAGGTTGGAATAGTTGGACCAATGCCTAAGAAAGACGGTATTGGAACAATAGTTGTTGCAACGGCAGGAACAAGTGATATGTATGTTGCAGAAGAAGCAGCATTGACGGCAGAGGTTTTCGGCAATCAGGTTACAAGACTTTATGATGTGGGTGTTGCCGGACTTCACAGATTGATAAGCCACGTTGACGAAATAATGAGTGCCTCCGTAATAATCGCAATTGCAGGAATGGAAGGCGCACTTGCCAGTGTCATAGGTGGAATGGCAGACTGCCCTGTAATCGCAGTGCCAACAAGTGTAGGCTACGGTGCAAACTTCGGAGGCTTATCAGCCCTTTTGTCAATGCTAAACTCCTGTGCCAGCGGAGTAAGCGTAGTCAACATAGATAATGGCTTCGGAGCAGCATATCAGGCAAGCATGATAAATCATATGAGAGCGAAGTAGTAGGGTGGGAGAAAACCTGCTCTTTTGGAAGAAATTACGGATAATTCCAGGGAAAATACATATAAAAGAGGAACTAATATGAGAATTTTGTATTTAGATTGTGGAATGGGTGCAGCAGGCGACATGTTGATGTCTGCTTTGCTAGAACTTGTTCCGGATAAAGATAAGTTTGTTGAAAAAATTAATAATATTGGAATTTCAAATGTTAAGGTGAAGCTTGAAAGCTCGGTTAAATGTGGTATAAAAGGAAATCATGTTAGAGTTTTGATTAATGATGAAGAAGAATTGTCTGAGGATGTACAAAACAGTAATGAATTACATCATCATAACCATACCCATCATCACGCTCATTACCATGCAACTATTGATTTTATTGAGCACACGATTCAAAATCTCGCAGTTTCAGACAAGGTTAAGAATGATGTAATTTCTATATACAAGCTTATAGCTCAGGCTGAGAGTAAAGCTCACGGTGTGGATGTTTCTGAAATTCATTTTCATGAGGTTGGAATGATGGATGCAATTGCGGATGTAACATGTTGCGTTATGTTAATGGAAGAGATTAACCCTGACAAGGTGGTTGTATCGCCTATTAATACAGGTTTTGGAAAAGTGAAATGTGCTCATGGAATACTTCCGGTTCCCGCACCGGCTACAGCTAATTTGCTTGAAGGAATGGTTTGTTACAGTGGAAATATTGAAGGCGAACTTTGCACGCCAACAGGGGCAGCAATTTTGAAATACTATGTTAATGAGTTTGGAAATATGCCTGCGATGATTATGGAAAAGCAGGGTTATGGCATGGGAAACAAAGACTTCCCGGTGGCTAACTGCATTAGAGCAATTCTTGGAGAAAAGACAGAAAATAATTCAATTACGGAAAGTAACAATGACACCAATCAAAATAATAGAACCATTGAGAATAGTGATACTATCCAAGACACCATTGTGGAGCTTCGTTGCAACATTGACGATATGACTGCGGAAGAATTAAGTTTTGCGGTGGAACAGATTTGGCAGGATGATGTGTTGGACGTTTACACTACGCCAATTAGTATGAAAAAAGGTCGTCAGGGAACTTTGCTTAATGTAATGTGCAAAGAGTCGGCTAAGGAAGATGTTGCCGTAACTATTTTTAAGCATACATCAACAATTGGAATTAGAGAATACAAGTGTAGCCGAATGATTTTGAATAGAAAGATTGAGAAGGTTAGCACCCAATATGGAGATATTGATGTGAAAAAAACATATGGCTATGGAGTTGAAAAATCCAAATTGGAGTTTGAAGATTTGAAGAAAATAGCTATTGAAAATAACATTTCCATAAGAGAAGTGAAGGAGAATATTTAATAAAGATACTTTAGGAGGACAAATTTATGCATATGGCAGACGCCTTGTTATCACCGGCAGTTGCAGGGACAATGTACGCCTGCAGCACAGCGGTGGCAGCATATTCAGTTACAAAGATAAGAAAAGAAGATGATCAGACTAAAATCCCAACCATGGGAATAATGGGAGCTTTTGTTTTTGCAACTCAAATGATTAATTTTACAATACCGGGAACAGGTTCTTCAGGACATTTGTGCGGAGGAATGTTGTTGTCTGCAATGCTTGGGGCACCGGCAGGTTTCCTGACAATGATAGGTATTTTGCTGATTCAGTGTTTGATGTTTGCTGACGGAGGTTTGATGGCTCTTGGGGCAAATGTGTGGAACATGGCATTTTATGGATGCTTCATAGGAGCGATGGTTATATGGCGCATTGTGATGAAAAACGGCGCATCAAAAAAGAAAATAATGGCAGCGTCAATTATTGGTTGCGTTGTTACTTTACAACTTGGAGCTTTTTCAGTAACACTTGAAACTTTGGCTTCAGGAATTACAGAACTTCCTTTTACTGCATTTGTTTCAGTAATGCAACCAATACATTTGTGCATCGGATTGGTTGAAGGAATAATTACCGGGGCAGTTCTTTGCTTCGTCTACGAGGCTAGACCTGAATTGCTTTGGGGAATTGAAGCTGTTGACAAAAAAGAAAAAATGCCATACAAAAAAGTTTTGGCAATTCTTTTGGCAATGGCAGTAATTATTGCAGGTGGCTTATCACTTGTGGCTTCATCTTTGCCTGATGGCTTGGAATGGTCAATTTCAAAAATCACAGGAGCTACAGAAGTGGAAAGCACAGGTGGAATTTACAGCTTTTTTGCGGGAATACAGGACAAGCTTGCAATCCTTCCTGACTACGGATTTAAGTCTTCAGACACAATTGCCGGAACATCATTTTCAGGCATTGTAGGTGGAGTGGTAGTAATCCTGTTGTGCATTGTGTGCTGCAATTTATTTAAGTTTTTTAGAAAGAAAGCATAATGGAAAAATTTGAAAATGCAATACACGAAATGTGTGCTATTGAAAATCAGGCTGGGGAAGATAATTTTCTAAATAACATACATGCACTGGCAAAACTGTTTGTAACGGTTTTGTATGTTTGTATGGTGACTTCTTTTCCGAAATATAATGTGACAGGTCTAGTGGAAATGATAATATATCCCTTGATTATTTTTAACCTTGGGGACATTAAATTTGGAAAATGTATAAAAAGAATCAGACTTATTTTGCCATTGATTTGCATAATTGGTATTTTTAATCCTTTTTTTGACAGAAATGTTTTGCTGACAATGGGTGGAGTGAAAATAACCGGCGGCGAAATTTCCATGGTGACACTGATGATTAAAGGAATTTTGACGGTGATTGCCATTTATATTCTTATAATTACAACTACTATAGACCGAGTATGCATGGCGCTTAGAAAAATACATATTCCTGAGATTATTGTTATGATTATCCAGTTGATTTACAGGTACATTAACGTGTTGCTAAAGGAAACAAAAAGAATAGTTGAGGCGTACAGCCTTAGGGCACCGGGCCAGAAAGGCATTAATTTTAAGGCTTGGGGAAGTCTGCCGGGGCAGTTGCTTTTACGAAGTATAGACAGGGCAACCGATGTGCATAACAGCATGAGTCTTAGAGGTTACAATCTTAATAACGTGCGAATCAGAAATTACAAATTAAGTAGCAGGGATTACGTGTGGATGATTGTATGGACACTGGTGATTATCACTTTTAGAGTGTACCCTGTTTTTGAAATAGTGGGCGGTTTGTTTACATAAAAGGACAAAAAGATGGAGAATATAATTTCAGTTTCCGACCTTTCTTTCGGCTATGATAGCAAGAGAAAGGTTTTGGAAAATATAAATTTTCAATTAAAAAAGGGTGAGTCGGTGGGCTTGGTTGGCGCTAACGGCGTTGGAAAGTCTACTCTTTTAAGAATACTTGTTGGTCTAAATACAGGTTTTCAGGGAGATGTGATGGTCAACAATATTCCCCTTGAAAAAAAGAATTTAAAGACTATTAGAAAAAATATTGGCTACGTTTTTCAGGATGCTGACAGTCAGCTTTTTATGTCAACTGTTTTTGATGATGTTGCTTTTGCACCGAGAAATTACGGAATGTCTGAGGCAGAAGTTAATGAGAAAACAATGGAAGCGCTGAAAGTTGTGCACATTGAACAGCTAAAGGACAAGCAGATTTATAAGCTTTCAGGAGGGGAGAAAAAACTTGCCTCTATTGCAACAATCCTGTCAACAGAACCGGATGTTATATTGATGGATGAGCCAAGCGTGGCACTTGATCCAAAGAACAGACGAAACCTAATCAACATATTAAATCGACTGAATCAGGCAAAAATAATAGCTTCTCACGATTTGAATATGATAATGGACACTTGCGAGAGAACAATACTTCTTTCAGACGGAAAGATAATTAAGGATGGTAATACAAAGGAGATTCTTTTGGATAAAGAGCTGATGGAAGAAAGCGGCCTGGAGTTACCGTTAGGGTATTAGGAAAGTTAAAAATCAGATAACATTTTATATTATAAAAGTTAACAAAATGTTTACAAGAAATATTAGCACTCACTGTTGACGAGTGCTAACAAAAGTGCTATAACATAATCACAGGGAAAAAAGAGAGTCCCTGAAAGAAATAAAATTAACAATTACGACTAATGGAAGTCGCAATATGCAGTCAGCTAAATTCTCAGATTTTGATTGCAGATATATAAGGAGGTAAGTATTATGTTAGCACCTAGTATTTTTGGAATGAATGATTTATTTGATGATTTTGG containing:
- the larC gene encoding nickel pincer cofactor biosynthesis protein LarC; the encoded protein is MRILYLDCGMGAAGDMLMSALLELVPDKDKFVEKINNIGISNVKVKLESSVKCGIKGNHVRVLINDEEELSEDVQNSNELHHHNHTHHHAHYHATIDFIEHTIQNLAVSDKVKNDVISIYKLIAQAESKAHGVDVSEIHFHEVGMMDAIADVTCCVMLMEEINPDKVVVSPINTGFGKVKCAHGILPVPAPATANLLEGMVCYSGNIEGELCTPTGAAILKYYVNEFGNMPAMIMEKQGYGMGNKDFPVANCIRAILGEKTENNSITESNNDTNQNNRTIENSDTIQDTIVELRCNIDDMTAEELSFAVEQIWQDDVLDVYTTPISMKKGRQGTLLNVMCKESAKEDVAVTIFKHTSTIGIREYKCSRMILNRKIEKVSTQYGDIDVKKTYGYGVEKSKLEFEDLKKIAIENNISIREVKENI
- a CDS encoding energy-coupling factor ABC transporter permease gives rise to the protein MHMADALLSPAVAGTMYACSTAVAAYSVTKIRKEDDQTKIPTMGIMGAFVFATQMINFTIPGTGSSGHLCGGMLLSAMLGAPAGFLTMIGILLIQCLMFADGGLMALGANVWNMAFYGCFIGAMVIWRIVMKNGASKKKIMAASIIGCVVTLQLGAFSVTLETLASGITELPFTAFVSVMQPIHLCIGLVEGIITGAVLCFVYEARPELLWGIEAVDKKEKMPYKKVLAILLAMAVIIAGGLSLVASSLPDGLEWSISKITGATEVESTGGIYSFFAGIQDKLAILPDYGFKSSDTIAGTSFSGIVGGVVVILLCIVCCNLFKFFRKKA
- the cbiQ gene encoding cobalt ECF transporter T component CbiQ, which produces MEKFENAIHEMCAIENQAGEDNFLNNIHALAKLFVTVLYVCMVTSFPKYNVTGLVEMIIYPLIIFNLGDIKFGKCIKRIRLILPLICIIGIFNPFFDRNVLLTMGGVKITGGEISMVTLMIKGILTVIAIYILIITTTIDRVCMALRKIHIPEIIVMIIQLIYRYINVLLKETKRIVEAYSLRAPGQKGINFKAWGSLPGQLLLRSIDRATDVHNSMSLRGYNLNNVRIRNYKLSSRDYVWMIVWTLVIITFRVYPVFEIVGGLFT
- a CDS encoding energy-coupling factor ABC transporter ATP-binding protein, yielding MENIISVSDLSFGYDSKRKVLENINFQLKKGESVGLVGANGVGKSTLLRILVGLNTGFQGDVMVNNIPLEKKNLKTIRKNIGYVFQDADSQLFMSTVFDDVAFAPRNYGMSEAEVNEKTMEALKVVHIEQLKDKQIYKLSGGEKKLASIATILSTEPDVILMDEPSVALDPKNRRNLINILNRLNQAKIIASHDLNMIMDTCERTILLSDGKIIKDGNTKEILLDKELMEESGLELPLGY